In a single window of the Nocardiopsis composta genome:
- the proC gene encoding pyrroline-5-carboxylate reductase: MIAIIGAGKMGEALLAGLLATGHDPADVLVTEPREEHAAELRGRYGIETADAAEAARRARTLLLAIKPQDMVELLDSIAPHLGEGRLVVSVAAGITTSVLEKHLGDGVAVVRAMPNTPALVGKGMTAIAAGRTTTAEQLDHAERLLSAVGEVVRVDEKHMDTVTAISGSGPAYFYFIAETMIEAGVAMGMPRATAQRLVGQTITGASAMLNESGEHPVVLREAVTSPGGTTAAAVRELERHGVRTAFTDAIEAARDRSRALSEG; this comes from the coding sequence ATGATCGCGATCATCGGCGCGGGCAAGATGGGCGAGGCCCTGCTCGCCGGACTGCTGGCCACCGGGCACGACCCGGCCGACGTCCTGGTGACCGAGCCGCGCGAGGAGCACGCGGCCGAGCTGCGCGGGCGCTACGGGATCGAGACGGCCGACGCCGCCGAGGCGGCGCGCCGGGCGCGGACCCTGCTGCTCGCGATCAAGCCGCAGGACATGGTGGAGCTGCTCGACTCCATCGCGCCGCACCTGGGCGAGGGGCGGCTGGTGGTGTCGGTCGCGGCCGGGATCACCACCTCGGTGCTGGAGAAGCACCTCGGCGACGGGGTCGCGGTGGTGCGCGCCATGCCCAACACGCCCGCCCTGGTCGGCAAGGGCATGACCGCGATCGCCGCGGGCCGCACCACCACCGCCGAGCAGCTGGACCACGCCGAGCGGCTGCTCAGCGCGGTCGGCGAGGTGGTCCGGGTGGACGAGAAGCACATGGACACCGTCACCGCGATCTCCGGCAGCGGGCCCGCCTACTTCTACTTCATCGCCGAGACGATGATCGAGGCCGGCGTGGCGATGGGCATGCCGCGCGCCACCGCGCAGCGGCTCGTCGGCCAGACCATCACCGGCGCCTCGGCCATGCTCAACGAGTCCGGCGAGCACCCGGTGGTGCTGCGCGAGGCGGTCACCTCGCCCGGCGGGACCACCGCCGCGGCAGTGCGCGAACTGGAGCGGCACGGCGTGCGCACCGCGTTCACCGACGCGATCGAGGCCGCCCGGGACCGGAGCAGGGCGCTCTCCGAGGGCTGA